From one Oryzias melastigma strain HK-1 unplaced genomic scaffold, ASM292280v2 sc01808, whole genome shotgun sequence genomic stretch:
- the LOC118598524 gene encoding putative acyl-coenzyme A thioesterase 6, whose translation VGSKRIGIVSKSKAADVALSLAAFVPSVGAVVWISGCSANSVFPLFYKKREILPALKFDINKLIPTQSGAVIGKYAMDDPLEEENRATLVPIEQANTHFLFVAPEDNLSWDSKAYMMEMKERLKSVGKNNFESVCYPKAGHFLEPPYGPFCPSSLNMFLKKPSLWGGESKAHAAAEVDMWKKIQEFLKRHVSCDPEQNKAKL comes from the coding sequence GTGGGCAGTAAACGGATTGGTATCGTTTCGAAATCAAAGGCAGCAGATGTGGCTCTTTCGCTTGCTGCTTTTGTCCCAAGTGTGGGGGCTGTGGTGTGGATCAGTGGCTGTTCAGCCAACAGTGTATTTCCTTTGTTCTATAAGAAAAGAGAAATCCTGCCTGCTTTAAAGTTTGACATCAATAAACTAATTCCTACACAGTCTGGAGCAGTCATTGGAAAGTATGCCATGGATGATCCTCTAGAAGAGGAGAATAGGGCTACTTTAGTCCCCATTGAACAAGCAAACACTCATTTCCTCTTTGTAGCCCCAGAGGACAATCTCAGTTGGGACAGTAAGGCTTACATGATGGAGATGAAGGAGAGACTGAAAAGTGTTGGGAAGAATAACTTCGAGAGTGTCTGCTATCCTAAAGCTGGACACTTTTTAGAACCCCCGTATGGCCCATTCTGCCCCTCCAGcttaaacatgttcttaaaaAAGCCAAGTCTGTGGGGGGGGGAATCAAAGGCCCACGCAGCAGCTGAAGTTGACATGTGGAAGAAGATCCAGGAGTTCCTCAAAAGACATGTGAGCTGTGATCCTGAGCAGAATAAAGCCAAATTATAG